In Arcobacter sp. F155, the genomic window ACCAAACTTTTCTACAAGTAAAAATCCTGCAAATACAATAAAGATTTGTCTTCTAGCTCCTGCAAAGAAAGTTAGAACATAAAAAAGCCAATACTCTTTTTTAAGTGTGATTTTCTTTTCTTGAACTACATCATCTTTAAAATGTTCAAATGCCATCCAAGAGATAATACCAACAACTAAAGTTACTCCACCAAAAAAGGCATAAACATATTTATACTCTACAGAATAAAACTTCATCATCACATAAATAAGTACAAAAACTACAAGTGAAGTAAAAGATTTAGCCGCAGTTATCTTTCCTAAAATAATAGGTGCTTTCTCTTTACTTAGCCATTGCAAGGCTAATGACTGATTTAAAGTTTCAAGATAATGAAAACCTATAGACATAATTACTGTTGTAATATAAAGCCCAAGTGCAGAAGGATAAAACCCAGTTAATAAAACCCCAACACCAAGCATCATCATAGAGATATATGCAAGTCTTTGTTGAGCTACAAATATTATCACTAATACAACTGTAAAAGCTAAAAATCCAGGTATCTCTCTTAAACTTTGTAAAATCCCTATTTGGCTTCCATCAAATGAAGCT contains:
- a CDS encoding MFS transporter, encoding MSISMVFSFSAWMSLLNNFVIEAASFDGSQIGILQSLREIPGFLAFTVVLVIIFVAQQRLAYISMMMLGVGVLLTGFYPSALGLYITTVIMSIGFHYLETLNQSLALQWLSKEKAPIILGKITAAKSFTSLVVFVLIYVMMKFYSVEYKYVYAFFGGVTLVVGIISWMAFEHFKDDVVQEKKITLKKEYWLFYVLTFFAGARRQIFIVFAGFLLVEKFGVDVHNMVALLFINSVLNMYFAPKIGKFIVKFGERNTLRFEYIGLMLVFVSYAFVENLYVAYFLFIIDHILFSMAIALKTYFQKIADPKDIASASAVSFTINHIAAVFLPALLGLVWLYSTSLVFIIGASIALLSFSLSFLIPRHPDQGVETTLKQR